The following coding sequences are from one Rathayibacter sp. SW19 window:
- a CDS encoding hemolysin family protein produces the protein MYEWILLLVGIVLTVGTGFFVASEFALVNLDRHDLEARRDRGETRLGMTIAALKITSTHLSSAQLGITLTTLLTGYTMEPAISTLLSPTLAAWGVASAVVPAIATTVAIVVATLVSMIIGELVPKNMALALPRATAKIVIPFQTAFTAVFRPAVVVLNGSANGILRMLGVEPKEELSGARSAEELSSLVRRSARAGLLESDTATLLNRTLQFSGHIAADVMTPRLRVASVQRGEPAQAVIDLARNTGYSRFPVYDEDADDIVGVVHVKQAVSVPRERRTVVPVSALQSDALRVPETMGLDTLLGELRGRSYQLAVVVDEYGGTAGVATLEDLVEELVGEVADEHDKARIDVVRGTDSLTFPGMLRPDELLERAGVQVPEDGPYETVAGFVMDALGRLPVVGDEVQVQGGALRVERLDGRRIDRLRYTPTPQAEDETAAEADRG, from the coding sequence GTGTATGAGTGGATTCTGCTCCTCGTCGGCATCGTCCTGACCGTCGGAACGGGCTTCTTCGTCGCCAGCGAGTTCGCGCTGGTCAATCTCGATCGGCACGACCTCGAAGCACGCCGCGATCGCGGTGAGACCCGGCTCGGCATGACGATCGCCGCACTGAAGATCACCTCGACGCACCTCTCGAGCGCTCAGCTGGGCATCACCTTGACGACGCTACTGACTGGTTACACGATGGAACCGGCGATCTCGACGCTGCTATCGCCGACGCTGGCGGCGTGGGGGGTCGCATCCGCCGTTGTGCCGGCGATCGCAACGACCGTCGCGATTGTCGTCGCAACGCTCGTGTCGATGATCATCGGCGAGTTGGTGCCGAAGAATATGGCCCTGGCGCTGCCGAGGGCGACGGCGAAGATCGTGATCCCGTTTCAGACCGCGTTCACGGCAGTGTTTCGCCCGGCCGTGGTGGTGCTGAACGGCAGTGCAAACGGCATCCTGCGCATGCTCGGCGTCGAGCCGAAGGAGGAGCTCTCCGGAGCGCGGTCGGCCGAGGAGCTGTCCTCGCTTGTGCGTCGCTCCGCCCGTGCCGGGCTGCTCGAGTCGGACACGGCGACACTGTTGAACCGCACCCTGCAATTCAGCGGACACATCGCGGCGGATGTCATGACCCCGCGCCTGCGCGTCGCCAGCGTGCAAAGGGGCGAACCGGCACAGGCCGTGATCGACCTGGCCCGAAACACCGGCTATTCGCGCTTTCCCGTCTACGACGAGGATGCGGACGACATCGTCGGCGTCGTGCATGTCAAGCAGGCGGTGTCCGTGCCGCGCGAACGGCGCACTGTTGTGCCCGTGTCTGCTTTGCAGAGCGACGCGCTTCGGGTGCCGGAAACGATGGGTCTGGACACGCTGCTCGGCGAGTTGCGCGGCCGCAGCTATCAGCTCGCGGTCGTCGTCGACGAGTACGGCGGCACGGCCGGCGTGGCGACACTGGAAGACCTCGTCGAGGAACTCGTCGGAGAGGTCGCCGACGAACACGACAAAGCTCGAATCGATGTGGTGCGCGGTACAGACTCCCTGACCTTTCCGGGCATGCTGCGACCCGACGAACTTCTTGAACGCGCGGGCGTGCAGGTGCCGGAAGACGGCCCGTATGAGACCGTCGCCGGCTTCGTCATGGATGCGCTCGGTCGGCTGCCGGTCGTCGGCGACGAAGTGCAGGTGCAAGGCGGCGCTCTGAGGGTCGAACGACTCGACGGTCGCCGGATCGATCGGTTGCGTTACACGCCGACGCCACAGGCAGAGGACGAAACGGCGGCGGAGGCCGATCGTGGCTGA
- a CDS encoding hemolysin family protein, translating to MADWAGIVWLFVLLLANAFFVAAEFAVISARRSQIEPAADRGKASAKTALWAMEHATLMLATTQLGITVCSLIILNVSEPAIHHLLEVPLGLTALSADAIGVIAFIVTLLIVSFLHVVFGEMVPKNLSFSMPDKAVLIFAPPLVGIARVFKPIIVALNATANGIVRLFGITPKSEAASTFTLEEVASIVDQSTREGVLTDRTGALIAAFEFTEKKASDIALPLHGLIGLPPTVTPNEVERAVARHGFSRYVIQDAQGEPTGYLHLKDVLDLETAGFDQPVPASRVRQLISIFAGTDAEDALATMRRSGVHLARTVDSAGATTGVLFLEDIIEELVGEVQDATRRGPGNR from the coding sequence GTGGCTGACTGGGCGGGCATCGTCTGGTTGTTCGTGTTGCTGCTTGCGAATGCGTTCTTCGTTGCGGCTGAATTCGCAGTCATCTCGGCTCGGCGCTCGCAGATCGAGCCGGCGGCCGACCGTGGAAAGGCATCCGCCAAGACGGCGCTGTGGGCGATGGAGCATGCGACGCTGATGCTGGCGACGACCCAACTCGGCATCACTGTCTGCTCGTTGATCATTCTGAACGTGTCTGAACCCGCGATTCATCACCTGTTGGAGGTTCCGCTCGGGTTGACGGCATTGTCTGCGGATGCGATCGGCGTGATCGCTTTTATCGTCACGTTGCTGATCGTCTCCTTTTTGCACGTCGTGTTCGGTGAAATGGTGCCGAAGAACCTATCGTTCTCGATGCCGGACAAGGCTGTGTTGATCTTCGCCCCGCCGCTCGTCGGCATCGCGCGCGTGTTCAAGCCGATCATTGTGGCATTGAACGCGACGGCGAACGGAATCGTGCGACTGTTCGGAATCACGCCGAAGTCGGAGGCCGCGAGCACGTTCACGCTGGAGGAAGTGGCCAGCATCGTCGATCAGTCGACGAGGGAGGGAGTGCTCACCGATCGAACCGGTGCACTGATCGCCGCGTTCGAGTTCACGGAAAAGAAGGCCAGTGACATCGCGCTGCCGCTGCACGGTCTGATCGGACTGCCGCCCACGGTGACACCCAACGAGGTTGAACGGGCCGTCGCCAGGCACGGGTTCTCACGCTATGTCATCCAGGACGCCCAGGGCGAGCCGACAGGTTATCTGCACCTGAAGGACGTGCTGGATCTGGAGACGGCAGGGTTCGACCAACCGGTACCGGCGAGCAGGGTGCGGCAGTTGATCTCCATTTTCGCGGGCACCGACGCTGAAGACGCGCTCGCGACCATGCGCCGATCGGGTGTGCACTTGGCGCGGACGGTCGATTCGGCAGGCGCAACGACCGGTGTGCTTTTTCTCGAGGACATCATCGAGGAGCTTGTCGGCGAGGTGCAGGACGCCACGCGTCGCGGCCCCGGCAACCGCTGA
- a CDS encoding GIY-YIG nuclease family protein, protein MPYVYILECADGHYYTGSTYDLERRLWEHNNELGANYTRRRSPVRLVWCENTDRVEDAFRREKQIQGWSHAKKQLLIEGRVDELSGWSARGRSADDSGR, encoded by the coding sequence ATGCCGTATGTCTACATCCTGGAGTGCGCCGACGGGCACTACTACACGGGCAGCACCTACGACCTTGAGCGCAGACTGTGGGAGCACAACAATGAGCTCGGCGCCAACTACACTCGTCGCCGTTCACCGGTGCGACTTGTTTGGTGTGAGAACACCGATCGGGTCGAGGATGCGTTCCGACGGGAGAAGCAGATCCAGGGTTGGTCGCATGCGAAGAAGCAGTTGCTGATCGAGGGCCGCGTGGATGAGCTCAGCGGCTGGAGCGCCCGCGGAAGGAGCGCTGACGACTCCGGTCGCTGA
- a CDS encoding IS110 family RNA-guided transposase, producing MPIVSQLVWQQYDHVIGVDTHARTHTLAVLSSAGALLKSATFPTSKPGLDRAYAWMLREAPGHTLVAMEGTGSYGATFTDLLSAHRVEVTETKPPKRGVRRAGKSDVIDAEHAARHALALPVDRLMIPRTHHGDQAALRVLLTSRKALQKNKTATSNALTALLRGFPLGIDARKKLTKAQIGQVAAWRTRSTDTPAQNTIRAEATRMAQEIHTRQGEIATINAKLTIHVTALAAWLLEENGLGPFTAAQLLVSFSAHGRIRSEAAFARLAGVAPIPASSGNTTRHRLHRGGDRQLNHALYIIASHRMLNDEPTKAYTAKRQEQGHNRRETLRNLKRHIARSIFRKLNANT from the coding sequence GTGCCCATCGTCTCACAACTGGTTTGGCAACAGTACGACCACGTCATCGGGGTCGACACGCATGCCAGGACCCACACCCTGGCCGTGCTCAGCAGTGCCGGAGCGCTGCTGAAGTCGGCGACTTTCCCGACCAGTAAACCCGGGCTGGACCGCGCCTACGCGTGGATGCTGCGCGAGGCACCAGGCCACACCCTGGTCGCGATGGAAGGCACCGGCTCCTACGGGGCAACCTTCACCGACCTGCTGAGTGCCCACCGGGTGGAAGTCACCGAAACGAAACCACCGAAACGAGGTGTCCGCCGGGCCGGTAAAAGCGACGTCATCGACGCCGAACACGCCGCCCGCCACGCACTGGCCCTGCCCGTGGACCGGCTGATGATCCCCCGCACACACCACGGCGACCAGGCCGCACTGCGAGTCCTTTTGACCTCCCGGAAAGCACTGCAGAAGAACAAAACCGCCACCAGCAACGCGTTGACCGCGCTGCTGCGTGGCTTTCCCCTCGGCATCGACGCCCGCAAGAAACTGACGAAAGCACAAATCGGCCAGGTCGCCGCCTGGCGCACCCGCAGCACCGACACCCCCGCACAGAACACCATCCGAGCCGAAGCAACCCGGATGGCCCAGGAAATCCACACCCGGCAGGGCGAGATCGCCACCATCAACGCCAAGCTGACCATCCACGTCACCGCACTGGCCGCCTGGCTACTGGAAGAGAACGGTCTCGGACCCTTCACCGCCGCCCAACTCCTGGTCTCCTTCTCCGCCCACGGCCGCATCCGCTCCGAGGCCGCATTCGCCCGCCTCGCCGGCGTCGCCCCGATCCCCGCGTCCTCCGGGAACACCACCCGGCACCGCCTGCACCGCGGCGGCGACCGGCAACTCAACCACGCCCTCTACATCATCGCCTCCCACCGCATGCTCAACGACGAGCCCACCAAGGCCTACACCGCCAAACGCCAAGAACAAGGCCACAACCGCCGCGAAACCCTCCGCAACCTCAAACGCCACATCGCACGCTCAATCTTCCGAAAACTCAACGCCAACACTTGA
- a CDS encoding HAD family hydrolase, whose product MPISIPDRVIVFDYGEVISVTPTEADRAALVAIADVDPDLFWPSYWRHRNGLDEGTLAITDYWQLVASDVGAQFSDTKIHQLWVSDFRSWLSADADTLDVLFELRAGRTRMALLSNAGRDFSSYFRHGPLGALFEGVFVSGELGIIKPAAKIFRHVMGKLAISAAQMVFVDNKEENVRGAEALGITGHVYTDAAHLRAFLESLGTAR is encoded by the coding sequence ATGCCGATCTCGATCCCCGATCGTGTCATCGTGTTCGACTACGGCGAGGTCATCTCGGTGACCCCGACGGAGGCGGACCGCGCCGCCCTGGTGGCGATCGCCGATGTCGACCCCGACCTGTTCTGGCCGTCGTATTGGCGGCACCGCAACGGCCTCGACGAGGGCACGCTGGCGATTACGGACTACTGGCAGTTGGTCGCCTCAGATGTCGGCGCTCAGTTCAGCGACACGAAGATCCATCAGTTGTGGGTCAGCGACTTCCGCAGTTGGCTCAGCGCGGATGCGGACACCCTCGATGTGCTGTTCGAACTGCGGGCCGGCCGCACCCGGATGGCATTGCTCTCGAATGCCGGTCGTGACTTCAGCAGCTATTTTCGGCACGGGCCGCTCGGCGCCCTGTTCGAGGGGGTATTCGTCAGCGGAGAGCTCGGCATCATCAAGCCGGCGGCGAAAATCTTCAGGCACGTCATGGGCAAACTGGCTATCAGCGCCGCACAGATGGTCTTCGTCGACAACAAGGAGGAGAACGTGCGAGGCGCCGAAGCTCTCGGTATCACCGGACACGTCTACACGGATGCTGCGCACTTGCGCGCATTCCTGGAATCGCTCGGCACCGCTCGCTGA
- a CDS encoding ADP-dependent NAD(P)H-hydrate dehydratase, producing the protein MNPPAQNWTRADAREWIAVPAASDDKYSRGVLGLVTGSAQYPGAAVLGADAAVRTGVGMVRYLGDARAADLVLHRRPEVVTGEGRVQAWLLGSGQDAATRTPAEAALLADALGQAVPFVLDAGALDLVAAASGPVIITPHFRELARALAARGIECSTDQIANDPPHWARAASEVLAATVLLKGATTYVAAPNGELLTVSGAPSWLATAGTGDVLAGILGALVATHARNIEEGGHRVLVRLGATAALVHGLAAARASAGGPIAALDVADTVPATIASLLTGGAAQQ; encoded by the coding sequence ATGAACCCGCCTGCACAGAACTGGACCCGCGCGGACGCGCGCGAATGGATTGCGGTGCCCGCGGCATCCGACGACAAGTATTCGCGCGGTGTGCTCGGTTTGGTCACCGGGTCCGCGCAGTATCCGGGCGCGGCGGTTCTCGGCGCCGACGCAGCGGTGCGCACCGGCGTCGGGATGGTGCGCTATCTCGGTGATGCGCGTGCGGCCGATCTGGTGTTGCACAGACGTCCCGAGGTGGTCACCGGTGAAGGGCGGGTGCAGGCCTGGTTGCTCGGCTCCGGACAGGATGCCGCGACGCGCACTCCCGCAGAGGCCGCACTGTTGGCGGATGCTCTCGGGCAGGCCGTGCCGTTCGTGCTCGACGCTGGCGCGCTCGACCTCGTTGCTGCCGCAAGCGGACCCGTGATCATCACCCCGCACTTTCGGGAGCTTGCCCGCGCCCTGGCAGCGCGGGGCATCGAGTGCTCGACCGACCAGATCGCAAACGATCCACCGCACTGGGCGCGGGCAGCGTCCGAGGTATTGGCTGCGACGGTGCTCCTGAAGGGTGCGACCACGTACGTTGCGGCGCCGAACGGGGAACTGCTGACCGTTTCCGGGGCGCCCAGCTGGTTGGCCACCGCCGGAACCGGAGACGTGCTCGCCGGCATCCTTGGCGCCCTGGTGGCAACCCACGCCCGCAACATCGAGGAGGGCGGTCATCGGGTACTGGTGCGCCTCGGTGCGACGGCAGCGCTCGTGCACGGGCTCGCTGCGGCCCGCGCATCCGCGGGCGGCCCGATCGCCGCGCTCGACGTCGCGGACACCGTGCCCGCCACGATCGCGAGCCTTCTGACCGGTGGCGCGGCCCAGCAGTAG
- a CDS encoding glycosyltransferase 87 family protein, which produces MASGSVSNATRPGRPQRSANAVRAGRAERAGAIIRHPITLWSAFLLVHLVLGYLCLNADGLPLGDVTLVYKPWALQAQSGMAIVGLDVPWVYPPLALIPILLPLIVGQDQYAGGWLAMVLILDAVAFAVLTVRRGHRATSAAWWWLAFLLLLGPIAVARLDAVSVAIVIVALLWLRSRPRVAAVLLAVATWIKVWPVAAIAAVFVVSRDRWRMLLAVASTSVVIVILGLTFGNGVNVFSFVTQQTGRGLQIEAPISAPWMWAAALHSPGSFVYYDRALLTFQVAGPNIDTAIALMTPLLVAMVVLVLLVGAWATYSGVPSLTVLPLLMLGLVATLIAFNKVGSPQYITWFAAPVILGIVCAGRAFRTPAILVAVTAALTQLVYPYLYIWLLNVDVVMVAILTVRNVMLFVILLWSLWALWHSVRVAGEAAADTAAEAAAEIAAHEGGHDASAEAASWPYPAVTDRKD; this is translated from the coding sequence ATGGCGTCCGGCTCCGTATCCAACGCCACACGGCCGGGTCGGCCGCAGCGCTCTGCGAACGCGGTGCGCGCGGGGCGGGCGGAACGCGCAGGCGCGATCATCCGGCATCCGATCACACTGTGGAGCGCGTTCTTGCTCGTACACCTGGTGCTCGGCTACCTGTGCCTGAACGCAGACGGGTTGCCGCTCGGCGACGTCACACTCGTCTACAAGCCGTGGGCGTTGCAGGCCCAATCAGGCATGGCAATCGTTGGCCTCGACGTGCCGTGGGTCTATCCGCCACTGGCGCTGATCCCCATCCTGCTCCCGCTGATCGTCGGGCAAGACCAATACGCCGGCGGCTGGCTGGCGATGGTACTCATCCTGGACGCAGTCGCATTCGCGGTCTTGACGGTGCGTCGCGGACACCGCGCGACCTCAGCGGCGTGGTGGTGGCTCGCGTTTCTGTTGCTGCTGGGGCCGATCGCCGTGGCCAGGCTGGATGCCGTTTCAGTCGCGATCGTGATCGTTGCGCTGCTCTGGCTGCGCTCACGCCCCCGGGTCGCCGCCGTGCTGCTCGCAGTGGCCACCTGGATCAAAGTGTGGCCCGTCGCCGCCATCGCAGCCGTCTTCGTCGTCAGTCGCGACCGATGGCGGATGCTGCTTGCCGTTGCCTCGACCAGCGTCGTGATCGTGATCCTCGGCCTCACGTTCGGCAATGGCGTCAACGTGTTCAGCTTCGTCACGCAGCAAACCGGGCGCGGCCTGCAGATCGAGGCGCCGATCAGCGCTCCGTGGATGTGGGCTGCCGCGCTGCACAGCCCTGGCTCGTTCGTCTACTACGACCGGGCGCTGCTGACCTTTCAGGTGGCCGGCCCGAACATCGACACCGCCATCGCCCTGATGACCCCGCTGCTGGTCGCCATGGTCGTGCTCGTGCTGCTGGTGGGGGCTTGGGCGACCTACAGCGGTGTTCCCAGCCTCACCGTGCTGCCGTTGTTGATGCTCGGGCTCGTCGCGACGCTGATCGCGTTCAATAAAGTGGGGTCGCCGCAGTACATCACCTGGTTCGCTGCACCCGTCATTCTCGGAATCGTCTGTGCGGGTCGCGCGTTTCGAACACCGGCGATTCTCGTTGCCGTCACGGCGGCGCTCACACAACTGGTGTACCCGTATCTGTACATCTGGTTGCTCAACGTAGATGTCGTAATGGTCGCAATCCTGACCGTGCGCAACGTGATGTTGTTCGTGATCCTTCTCTGGAGTCTGTGGGCCCTATGGCACAGCGTGCGCGTGGCGGGTGAGGCTGCTGCCGACACGGCCGCAGAGGCTGCCGCCGAGATCGCGGCGCATGAAGGTGGACACGACGCATCCGCCGAGGCGGCATCTTGGCCGTATCCGGCAGTAACCGATCGAAAGGACTGA
- a CDS encoding thiamine-binding protein — MIVAFSVSPGGDGNSDGSVHDAVAAAVEVVRASGLPNHTGSMFTELEGEWDEVFDVVKRATEAVGAFGSRVSLVLKADIRPGHTGELTGKVERLEAALAERRGR, encoded by the coding sequence ATGATTGTTGCTTTCTCTGTATCTCCCGGCGGTGACGGAAATTCAGACGGCTCGGTTCACGACGCGGTCGCGGCTGCGGTCGAGGTCGTGCGGGCATCCGGATTGCCGAATCACACCGGCTCGATGTTCACGGAGCTCGAGGGAGAGTGGGACGAGGTGTTCGATGTCGTCAAGCGTGCAACCGAGGCGGTCGGCGCGTTCGGCAGCCGGGTGTCGCTGGTGCTGAAGGCGGACATCCGGCCTGGCCACACCGGTGAGCTCACCGGCAAGGTCGAACGGCTCGAAGCCGCGCTTGCCGAGCGGCGCGGGAGGTAG
- a CDS encoding MFS transporter: MTQQTDGPTTLSPARTRLALLALALGGFGIGSTEFVAMGLLPNLAKDLLPTVYKASNADGIAQAGLLISAYALGVVVGAPTIAAFAARWPRKKLLLSLLVVFTLGTIASALAPSFGLVLAARFIAGLPHGAYFGIASLVAASLMGPGKRGRGVAFVLSGLTIANVIGVPSITWLGQHAGWRAAYLVVAAIFALTFVAVLLAVPFQAGNPRATMRRELRAFSRLQVWFALAVGAIGFGGFFAVYSYIAPIVTEVSGLPEFAVPLTLVVVGLGMTVGNLLGGAMADRSVQRTMLLFFCVLIAALAWVGLTAQFPIALWVGVFVIGGSAAAISPAIQTRLMDVARDSQSIAAALNHSALNIGNALGAYLGGVVIAAGFGFKAPVWVGLAVSVLGLGIALGSFGVDRARVRRGWKEPPSTGAVPTVPIAAV, translated from the coding sequence ATGACCCAACAAACCGACGGGCCGACGACGTTGTCGCCGGCCCGTACTCGTCTTGCGCTGCTCGCTCTCGCCCTGGGCGGGTTCGGCATCGGGTCGACCGAATTCGTCGCGATGGGGCTCCTGCCCAACCTTGCGAAAGACCTGCTGCCCACGGTGTATAAGGCATCGAACGCGGACGGAATCGCGCAGGCCGGACTGCTCATCTCGGCGTACGCCCTCGGTGTCGTCGTCGGCGCCCCCACGATCGCGGCGTTCGCGGCCCGATGGCCACGCAAGAAGCTGCTGCTCAGTCTCTTGGTCGTCTTCACGCTTGGCACGATCGCATCAGCACTGGCGCCGAGTTTCGGCCTGGTCCTGGCTGCGCGCTTCATCGCCGGTCTGCCGCACGGAGCGTATTTCGGCATCGCATCCCTGGTCGCCGCATCGTTGATGGGGCCCGGCAAGCGCGGGCGCGGTGTTGCGTTCGTGCTCTCCGGGTTGACGATCGCCAACGTCATCGGCGTTCCAAGCATCACCTGGCTGGGTCAGCATGCCGGCTGGCGCGCGGCCTACCTCGTGGTTGCGGCGATCTTCGCGCTCACCTTTGTCGCGGTGCTGCTGGCCGTGCCATTCCAGGCGGGCAACCCGCGCGCGACGATGCGCCGCGAGCTGCGGGCGTTCTCACGCCTTCAGGTCTGGTTCGCGCTCGCAGTCGGTGCCATCGGCTTCGGCGGCTTCTTCGCCGTCTACTCCTACATCGCGCCGATCGTCACCGAGGTCTCCGGGCTGCCGGAATTCGCGGTGCCGCTGACCCTCGTCGTGGTCGGCCTCGGCATGACTGTTGGCAACTTGCTCGGCGGCGCAATGGCTGATCGGAGTGTGCAACGCACCATGCTGTTGTTCTTCTGTGTGCTGATCGCAGCGCTCGCCTGGGTCGGTCTGACCGCGCAGTTCCCGATTGCTCTGTGGGTCGGGGTGTTCGTGATCGGCGGCTCTGCGGCAGCGATCTCACCGGCCATTCAGACGAGATTGATGGATGTCGCGCGCGACAGCCAGTCGATCGCCGCTGCTCTCAACCACTCGGCTTTGAATATCGGAAACGCGCTCGGCGCGTACCTGGGCGGCGTAGTGATCGCAGCAGGCTTCGGGTTCAAGGCGCCGGTGTGGGTCGGGCTCGCCGTCAGCGTGCTGGGCCTCGGGATCGCGCTTGGCTCCTTCGGCGTTGATCGTGCTCGCGTCCGGCGAGGCTGGAAGGAGCCGCCGTCGACGGGCGCGGTGCCTACGGTTCCGATTGCGGCGGTGTAG
- a CDS encoding response regulator transcription factor gives MTDKRKPIRIAIVDDHKMLLGALTEWIRSAADDISMVAAVTTWPELLTHPQFPVDVVLLDLDLKDNIPVSVKLSTLKTTGVKTVLMSTYSDPNVVREALAAGALGYLVKSEGAEMIVEAIRAAFIGESYISAELDLALSQVETGGAPKLSAQERRVMALYGAGEPVKAVAFKLGISDETAKSYLKRIREKYRVAGYDVGTKVALRKRAILDGILLQGD, from the coding sequence GTGACGGACAAACGCAAACCGATCCGCATCGCCATCGTCGACGACCACAAGATGCTCCTCGGAGCACTGACCGAATGGATCCGCAGTGCCGCGGACGACATCAGCATGGTCGCAGCGGTCACGACGTGGCCCGAACTCCTGACGCATCCACAGTTTCCCGTCGACGTCGTGCTGCTCGACCTGGACCTGAAAGACAACATTCCGGTCTCGGTGAAGCTGTCGACGCTGAAGACCACCGGCGTCAAGACCGTGCTGATGAGCACATACTCCGACCCGAACGTCGTGCGCGAAGCGTTGGCGGCCGGCGCACTCGGTTACCTGGTCAAAAGCGAGGGTGCCGAGATGATCGTCGAGGCGATTCGCGCGGCGTTCATCGGTGAGTCCTACATTTCCGCGGAACTCGACCTCGCACTCAGCCAGGTCGAAACCGGCGGCGCCCCCAAACTCAGCGCGCAGGAGCGGCGGGTGATGGCACTTTACGGCGCCGGTGAGCCGGTGAAGGCCGTCGCGTTCAAACTCGGCATTTCTGACGAGACGGCCAAGAGCTATCTCAAGCGCATCAGGGAGAAGTACCGCGTCGCCGGGTACGACGTCGGCACGAAGGTCGCCCTGCGCAAGCGGGCGATCCTGGACGGGATCCTCCTGCAGGGCGACTGA
- a CDS encoding sensor histidine kinase, whose translation MPRSRSESSRLLSETGRCMCLAMTGGALVCVSVPGALPSTALYVAVAACLVVIGVSSVRMPRSRSHVEPFAVAVVAIAAILLIGLLGGLANPATSSALVLIGGGCVASVTISVGIDRRSLWLLIAAFVFTIGALGLALAVSSGPAPRAIGLTLIGWMFCVSLASWLGRMAPQTVRRITSMSRAYSAERTASEMEARRRQDARLLHDTVLATLTLLAHSGVGVSERALREQAAEDAALLRQLRMGMTPEPSASGDYNLKPVDESTLGNTLESVKQRFRRIGLEVNWHGTGHVLLPSETLDAFLLALAECLENVRRHSGVDEAHVTITDDEATVRAMVTDAGVGFDLEAVAPGRLGFAESIVARLRDVGGNARLFSSPGSGTTVVLEVPK comes from the coding sequence ATGCCACGCAGTCGCAGTGAGAGCAGCCGGTTGCTGTCTGAAACGGGCAGATGCATGTGCCTGGCAATGACCGGCGGTGCGCTCGTCTGCGTCAGTGTGCCCGGGGCGCTGCCCAGCACAGCGCTGTACGTCGCTGTCGCAGCATGCCTCGTCGTGATCGGCGTGTCTTCCGTGCGGATGCCGCGTTCACGTTCGCACGTCGAGCCATTCGCGGTCGCCGTGGTCGCGATTGCGGCGATCCTGTTGATCGGTCTGCTCGGCGGGCTGGCGAACCCGGCCACCTCGAGCGCGCTCGTGCTGATCGGGGGCGGCTGCGTGGCATCCGTCACGATCTCGGTGGGCATCGATCGGCGCAGTCTCTGGCTGCTGATCGCCGCATTCGTTTTCACAATCGGCGCGCTTGGCCTCGCATTGGCCGTCTCGAGCGGCCCGGCGCCTCGCGCGATCGGCCTCACCCTGATCGGCTGGATGTTCTGCGTCTCGCTGGCGAGCTGGCTCGGCAGAATGGCACCGCAGACCGTGCGCAGAATCACCAGTATGAGCCGGGCATACAGTGCAGAGCGCACGGCGAGCGAGATGGAAGCACGCCGCCGACAGGACGCCAGACTCCTGCACGACACGGTGCTGGCCACGTTGACGTTGCTCGCTCACTCCGGCGTCGGCGTCAGCGAGCGCGCGCTGCGCGAACAAGCGGCGGAGGATGCCGCACTACTGCGGCAGTTGCGCATGGGAATGACCCCTGAGCCGTCCGCCTCTGGCGACTACAACCTCAAGCCGGTCGACGAATCGACGCTCGGAAACACCCTCGAGTCTGTCAAACAGCGGTTCCGGCGTATCGGGCTTGAGGTGAATTGGCACGGCACCGGGCACGTGCTGCTGCCGAGCGAGACACTGGATGCCTTTTTGCTGGCTCTTGCGGAGTGCCTGGAAAACGTGCGCAGACACTCCGGTGTCGATGAGGCGCATGTGACGATCACGGATGACGAGGCGACCGTGCGCGCCATGGTCACGGATGCCGGCGTCGGCTTCGACTTGGAGGCGGTCGCCCCGGGAAGACTCGGGTTCGCAGAATCGATCGTCGCTCGGCTCAGGGACGTGGGCGGCAACGCGCGATTGTTCTCCTCGCCTGGTTCGGGTACCACTGTCGTTTTGGAGGTGCCGAAATGA